In Tachysurus vachellii isolate PV-2020 chromosome 12, HZAU_Pvac_v1, whole genome shotgun sequence, the following are encoded in one genomic region:
- the camsap1b gene encoding calmodulin-regulated spectrin-associated protein 1-B isoform X2, which produces MDLDLGAAGDSSTRRKMDATSEAVEITPLELYDSARAKIAANLRWLFAKAYGIDHIPEDMRDPFYTDQYEQEHIKPPVIRLLLSSELYCRVCGLILKGDQAASLQSHQSVIHALSRKGIYVMEGDDTPVTEEDLTCQPIKMSSHMPMIDALMMVYTVEMISIEKVVTCVKRFSTFSASKELPFDLEDAMIFWINKVNLKMREISEKECKVKQHLLESPNHQKVRYRREHASGRLLPHFPLLEDLMRDVCDGAALLTVVHYYCPDLMKLDDICLKEVTSIADSLYNIQLLKEFANEYLNKSFYLTLEDMLYSPLVLKNNVMVFVAELFWWFEIVKPDFVHPRDVQELKDARAVIQSKSSRPSVPISNATKRSFLVSPGMVESAHPVPNSPEVCNSNKGNSTFSPSHPLLPLRQRQQKSQQGEDASGCRNRSNSLTQESHSRGSVAWSEKRQRPLSQLNRYVLHCATDSDADLASGDSASLTCSISEDSLASTVTPKHQGLPSQSGPRRVNGNGLLGNVSMDEDDMMTVIREEPSKNEVTLSNSGDVENWCASTIAKSRQEESPADSRTASMYLEPLMPAVLKPAKEKSICLNKEEESGEGRQRASARRGCAGEGPSSSARRRPPYNLNRTFNSSSITDLDLASEPKTNESVPPCAGQTHAFRTTVTSSVESSADQSPGFYLHSSSAEDKMPVQAWGELPDDNTETVETIEDQEPELTKELHPSKKQFYADDQESAKLQEDMSLKEHEDKDEGSRCSSPALSVQSQVSSVASGSVKMTSFAERKMQRFGSNQDIRSSTSSSQRTTPDGSEIFPFPLTSWRIKRDQSPTQQGKDSSNMLASQLVQLHMQLEEKRRAIETQKKKVEALCARQRVKLGKAAFLHVVKKGKSDTLPQPFKFDRLKNGGKLNGEKEQSSKDDSCLDAVRDRQKGTKEPEKASLEWGNAAAIPPSALDIDEEIDLNECNRSIDMLNEAISSIQQQMMQLSLQQDLLMRQNIQSPPGAAPPPVDDRGNLHEPKVRAAIHFVEPSGSPAIRKPPKLTSARSRSKPSELKLSKDHSKGQKISTPTPTDSPTPRASPGGRSPKVEPETFNQTEARLTNTTFHLDDEANLRTVSREPSSVALGLTFDEGVNSTLKNPEESFGPGFEDSSKNKASLIEVDLHGISHSNEASSNALEVTTDAADGEKKSGMGFFFKDEQKAEDEMAKRRAAFLLKQQKKAEEARMRKQQLEAESELKRDEARRKAEEDRIRKEEEKARRDLIKQEYLKRKQQELSEEQEQPKPKPKPKPKKQRPKSVMKEELSMDKVPKCAPASENLISAQSGSNLSLASVATTEADSVNSGGAGSQRGEPMELFSVFSRTTERDWDNGSTASSITSTSMAEYTGPKLFKEPSAKSNKPIIHNAISHCCLAGKVNEKLKNTIFEEIEKCESNHLMILFRDGVCQFRALYSYFPDTEEIHKLTGNGPKSITKKMIDKLYKYSSDRKIFTIIPAKTVSVSVDALTIHNHLWQVKRPAVPKKSAK; this is translated from the exons ATCACATACCAGAGGACATGCGGGACCCCTTCTATACTGACCAGTATGAACAGGAGCACATCAAGCCTCCTGTGATCAGGCTGCTGTTGTCATCTGAACTCTATTGTCGTGTGTGTGGACTCATTCTCAAAGGGGACCAAGCGGCGTCCCTTCAGTCCCACCAGTCAGTCATTCATGCTCTGTCTCGCAAAGGAATTTACGTCATGGAGGGAGATGACACACCTGTCACTGAGGAGGACCTCACCTGTCAGCCAATAAAGATG AGCTCACACATGCCTATGATTGATGCCCTGATGATGGTCTACACAGTGGAGATGATCAGCATTGAGAAAGTGGTGACCTGTGTGAAGCGCTTCTCTACATTCAGTGCCTCTAAAGAGCTTCCCTTTGACTTGGAGGATGCCATGATCTTCTGGATTAACAAG GTCAATTTAAAAATGAGGGAGATCTCTGAGAAGGAATGCaaagtaaagcaacatctgctgGAGTCTCCCAATCATCAGAAG GTGCGTTATAGAAGAGAACACGCCTCAGGCCGTCTGCTTCCCCACTTTCCCCTGCTGGAGGATCTGATGAgggatgtgtgtgatggtgctgCCTTACTGACTGTAGTCCACTACTACTGCCCAGATCTTATGAAGCTTGATG ATATTTGCTTGAAGGAAGTAACCTCTATTGCAGACAGCCTGTATAATATCCAGCTACTGAAGGAGTTTGCCAATGAGTACCTgaataaaagcttttatttaacaCTAGAAGACATGCTGTATTCACCTCTGGTGCTCAAA aacAATGTGATGGTGTTCGTTGCTGAACTCTTTTGGTGGTTTGAGATTGTGAAGCCTGACTTTGTCCACCCAAGGGATGTGCAAGAGttgaaggatg CAAGAGCAGTGATTCAGTCGAAGAGCTCCCGACCCTCCGTGCCCATCTCCAATGCTACCAAACGAAGCTTCCTAGTCTCACCTGGAATGGTTGAATCAGCTCATCCTGTTCCAAACAGCCCCGAAGTGTGTAACAG TAATAAGGGGAATTCGACTTTTAGCCCCTCACATCCACTTTTACCATTGAGACAGAGGCAGCAAAAATCTCAACAAGGAGAGGATGCATCAG GCTGTAGAAATCGTTCTAATTCACTAACACAGGAGAGTCATTCTCGAGGATCTGTGGCCTGGtcagaaaaaagacagag GCCACTATCCCAGCTGAATCGCTATGTTCTTCACTGTGCAACTGATAGTGATGCAGACTTGGCCTCGGGTGACAGTGCTAGCCTCACATGCTCCATCAGTGAGGACAGCCTGGCCTCTACAGTCACGCCCAAACACCAGGGTCTTCCAAGCCAGAGTGGTCCTCGACGAGTCAATGGTAATGGGCTTCTTGGAAATGTTAGCATGGATGAAGATGATATGATGACTGTTATTCGAGAGGAGCCGTCTAAAAACGAGGTTACTCTGTCAAACTCTGGGGATGTAGAAAACTGGTGTGCTTCCACAATTGCTAAATCAAGACAAGAGGAATCTCCTGCAGATTCCAGAACAGCAAGTATGTACCTGGAACCACTGATGCCTGCTGTCCTTAAACCAGCAAAAGAAAAGTCTATATGCTTAAATAAAGAGGAAGAGTCGGGAGAGGGACGACAGCGTGCATCAGCACGGAGGGGTTGTGCTGGGGAGGGTCCCAGCTCATCAGCCAGACGAAGACCTCCATACAACCTTAATCGAACCTTCAATTCCAGCTCTATCACTGATCTTGATTTAGCGTCTGAGCCCAAAACCAATGAATCTGTGCCCCCATGTGCTGGACAAACTCATGCCTTTAGGACCACAGTCACAAGCAGTGTAGAGTCCTCTGCTGATCAATCACCTGGGTTCTACCTGCATTCATCATCGGCTGAAGACAAGATGCCTGTACAAGCGTGGGGTGAACTGCCTGATGACAACACAGAAACTGTCGAGACGATTGAAGATCAGGAGCCAGAACTAACCAAGGAACTTCATCCTTCTAAGAAACAGTTTTATGCAGATGATCAGGAATCTGCAAAGCTTCAAGAAGACATGAGCTTGAAGGAGCATGAGGATAAGGATGAAGGAAGTAGGTGCTCCAGCCCCGCTCTAAGTGTTCAGTCACAGGTCAGTAGTGTGGCCAGTGGCAGTGTGAAAATGACTAGCTTTGCAGAGCGAAAGATGCAACGGTTTGGCAGCAATCAAGACATTCGCTCCAGCACCAGCAGCTCGCAAAGGACTACACCAGATGGGTCAGAGATCTTCCCTTTTCCCCTCACCTCATGGAGGATAAAAAGGGATCAGAGTCCTACACAACAGGGCAAGGACAGCAGCAATATGCTGGCCTCACAACTTGTACAGTTGCACATGCAGCTCGAAGAAAAACGCCGTGCCATTGAGACCcagaagaagaaggtggaggCATTGTGTGCTAGGCAACGGGTCAAGCTTGGAAAAGCTGCCTTCCTCCATGTAGTAAAAAAAGGGAAGAGTGACACACTCCCTCAGCCCTTCAAGTTTGACCGCTTGAAAAATGGCGGAAAGCTTAATGGAGAAAAAGAGCAGTCATCAAAAGACGACTCCTGTCTTGATGCAGTGAGGGATAGGCAGAAAGGCACTAAGGAGCCAGAGAAGGCATCTCTTGAGTGGGGAAATGCAGCTGCTATACCACCTAGTGCCTTAGACATAGATGAGGAAATAGACCTTAATGAGTGTAACCGTTCCATAGATATGCTTAACGAGGCCATCAGCAGCATTCAGCAGCAGATGATGCAGTTATCTCTCCAGCAGGACCTGCTTATGAGGCAAAACATCCAGTCTCCACCAGGTGCTGCCCCACCCCCTGTTGATGACAGAGGAAATTTACACGAACCGAAGGTTCGAGCAGCTATTCATTTTGTGGAGCCAAGTGGCAGCCCTGCAATTCGTAAGCCCCCAAAGCTCACCTCCGCACGGTCTCGCTCCAAACCCTCTGAGCTGAAACTGTCCAAGGACCACAGCAAAGGGCAGAAAATTTCTACGCCCACTCCCACTGACAGTCCCACTCCTAGAGCAAGTCCAGGGGGCAGGTCCCCCAAAGTGGAGCCTGAGACATTCAATCAAACAGAGGCAAGACTAACAAACACCACATTCCATCTTGATGACGAAGCCAACTTGCGTACAGTCTCAAGGGAACCAAGCTCTGTCGCACTCGGACTGACTTTTGATGAAGGTGTGAATAGTACGTTAAAGAACCCAGAGGAATCCTTTGGTCCTGGGTTTGAGGACAGCTCAAAGAACAAAGCCAGTCTGATTGAGGTAGACTTACATGGCATTTCCCATTCAAATGAGGCCAGCTCCAATGCATTAGAAGTAACTACTGATGCAGCtgatggagaaaagaaaagtggcATGGGCTTTTTCTTCAAG gatGAGCAGAAGGCAGAGGATGAAATGGCCAAAAGGCGTGCAGCATTTCTCCTAAAACAACAGAAGAAGGCAGAGGAGGCTCGGATGCGCAAGCAACAGCTAGAGGCAGAAAGTGAGCTTAAGAGGGACGAAGCCAG GAGGAAAGCTGAAGAGGACCGGAtcagaaaagaggaagaaaaagccAGACGAGACTTAATTAAACAAGAATACCTGAAACGGAAACAACAAGAGTTATCTGAAGAGCAGGAACAGCCTAAACCTAAACCCAAACCCAAGCCCAAGAAGCAGAGACCAAAGTCTGTGATGAAGGAGGAGCTTTCCATGGACAAGGTTCCAAAATGCGCTCCTGCTA GTGAGAACCTGATCAGTGCCCAGTCTGGCTCTAATCTCTCACTGGCTTCGGTGGCTACTACTGAAGCAGACAGTGTGAACTCGGGAGGTGCAGGATCACAGCG GGGGGAACCTATGGAGTTGTTTTCAGTCTTTAGTCGGACAACGGAGCGTGACTGGGACAACGGTTCTACTGCATCTTCCATTACATCAACATCTATGGCGGAATATACTG GACCTAAACTTTTCAAGGAGCCAAGTGCAAAGTCTAATAAGCCGATAATCCACAATGCCATTTCTCACTGCTGCTTGGCaggaaaagtaaatgaaaaactGAAGAACACTATTTttgag GAAATCGAGAAGTGCGAGTCAAACCACTTAATGATTCTCTTCCGTGATGGTGTCTGTCAGTTCCGTGCACTCTACTCTTACTTTCCTGACACAGAGGAGATCCACAAGCTTACTGGAAATGGGCCAAAAAGCATCACCAAGAAGATGATCGATAAGCTCTACAAGTACAGCTCAGACCGCAAGATATTCACCATCATACCTGCCAAGACTGTGTCCGTCAGTGTGGACGCCCTGACCATTCATAATCACCTCTGGCAAGTTAAGAGGCCTGCTGTGCCAAAAAAGAGTGCAAAATAA
- the camsap1b gene encoding calmodulin-regulated spectrin-associated protein 1-B isoform X1 gives MDLDLGAAGDSSTRRKMDATSEAVEITPLELYDSARAKIAANLRWLFAKAYGIDHIPEDMRDPFYTDQYEQEHIKPPVIRLLLSSELYCRVCGLILKGDQAASLQSHQSVIHALSRKGIYVMEGDDTPVTEEDLTCQPIKMSSHMPMIDALMMVYTVEMISIEKVVTCVKRFSTFSASKELPFDLEDAMIFWINKVNLKMREISEKECKVKQHLLESPNHQKVRYRREHASGRLLPHFPLLEDLMRDVCDGAALLTVVHYYCPDLMKLDDICLKEVTSIADSLYNIQLLKEFANEYLNKSFYLTLEDMLYSPLVLKNNVMVFVAELFWWFEIVKPDFVHPRDVQELKDARAVIQSKSSRPSVPISNATKRSFLVSPGMVESAHPVPNSPEVCNRYFLHTEESDPSNKGNSTFSPSHPLLPLRQRQQKSQQGEDASGCRNRSNSLTQESHSRGSVAWSEKRQRPLSQLNRYVLHCATDSDADLASGDSASLTCSISEDSLASTVTPKHQGLPSQSGPRRVNGNGLLGNVSMDEDDMMTVIREEPSKNEVTLSNSGDVENWCASTIAKSRQEESPADSRTASMYLEPLMPAVLKPAKEKSICLNKEEESGEGRQRASARRGCAGEGPSSSARRRPPYNLNRTFNSSSITDLDLASEPKTNESVPPCAGQTHAFRTTVTSSVESSADQSPGFYLHSSSAEDKMPVQAWGELPDDNTETVETIEDQEPELTKELHPSKKQFYADDQESAKLQEDMSLKEHEDKDEGSRCSSPALSVQSQVSSVASGSVKMTSFAERKMQRFGSNQDIRSSTSSSQRTTPDGSEIFPFPLTSWRIKRDQSPTQQGKDSSNMLASQLVQLHMQLEEKRRAIETQKKKVEALCARQRVKLGKAAFLHVVKKGKSDTLPQPFKFDRLKNGGKLNGEKEQSSKDDSCLDAVRDRQKGTKEPEKASLEWGNAAAIPPSALDIDEEIDLNECNRSIDMLNEAISSIQQQMMQLSLQQDLLMRQNIQSPPGAAPPPVDDRGNLHEPKVRAAIHFVEPSGSPAIRKPPKLTSARSRSKPSELKLSKDHSKGQKISTPTPTDSPTPRASPGGRSPKVEPETFNQTEARLTNTTFHLDDEANLRTVSREPSSVALGLTFDEGVNSTLKNPEESFGPGFEDSSKNKASLIEVDLHGISHSNEASSNALEVTTDAADGEKKSGMGFFFKDEQKAEDEMAKRRAAFLLKQQKKAEEARMRKQQLEAESELKRDEARRKAEEDRIRKEEEKARRDLIKQEYLKRKQQELSEEQEQPKPKPKPKPKKQRPKSVMKEELSMDKVPKCAPASENLISAQSGSNLSLASVATTEADSVNSGGAGSQRGEPMELFSVFSRTTERDWDNGSTASSITSTSMAEYTGPKLFKEPSAKSNKPIIHNAISHCCLAGKVNEKLKNTIFEEIEKCESNHLMILFRDGVCQFRALYSYFPDTEEIHKLTGNGPKSITKKMIDKLYKYSSDRKIFTIIPAKTVSVSVDALTIHNHLWQVKRPAVPKKSAK, from the exons ATCACATACCAGAGGACATGCGGGACCCCTTCTATACTGACCAGTATGAACAGGAGCACATCAAGCCTCCTGTGATCAGGCTGCTGTTGTCATCTGAACTCTATTGTCGTGTGTGTGGACTCATTCTCAAAGGGGACCAAGCGGCGTCCCTTCAGTCCCACCAGTCAGTCATTCATGCTCTGTCTCGCAAAGGAATTTACGTCATGGAGGGAGATGACACACCTGTCACTGAGGAGGACCTCACCTGTCAGCCAATAAAGATG AGCTCACACATGCCTATGATTGATGCCCTGATGATGGTCTACACAGTGGAGATGATCAGCATTGAGAAAGTGGTGACCTGTGTGAAGCGCTTCTCTACATTCAGTGCCTCTAAAGAGCTTCCCTTTGACTTGGAGGATGCCATGATCTTCTGGATTAACAAG GTCAATTTAAAAATGAGGGAGATCTCTGAGAAGGAATGCaaagtaaagcaacatctgctgGAGTCTCCCAATCATCAGAAG GTGCGTTATAGAAGAGAACACGCCTCAGGCCGTCTGCTTCCCCACTTTCCCCTGCTGGAGGATCTGATGAgggatgtgtgtgatggtgctgCCTTACTGACTGTAGTCCACTACTACTGCCCAGATCTTATGAAGCTTGATG ATATTTGCTTGAAGGAAGTAACCTCTATTGCAGACAGCCTGTATAATATCCAGCTACTGAAGGAGTTTGCCAATGAGTACCTgaataaaagcttttatttaacaCTAGAAGACATGCTGTATTCACCTCTGGTGCTCAAA aacAATGTGATGGTGTTCGTTGCTGAACTCTTTTGGTGGTTTGAGATTGTGAAGCCTGACTTTGTCCACCCAAGGGATGTGCAAGAGttgaaggatg CAAGAGCAGTGATTCAGTCGAAGAGCTCCCGACCCTCCGTGCCCATCTCCAATGCTACCAAACGAAGCTTCCTAGTCTCACCTGGAATGGTTGAATCAGCTCATCCTGTTCCAAACAGCCCCGAAGTGTGTAACAGGTATTTCCTGCACACTGAGGAATCTGATCCTTC TAATAAGGGGAATTCGACTTTTAGCCCCTCACATCCACTTTTACCATTGAGACAGAGGCAGCAAAAATCTCAACAAGGAGAGGATGCATCAG GCTGTAGAAATCGTTCTAATTCACTAACACAGGAGAGTCATTCTCGAGGATCTGTGGCCTGGtcagaaaaaagacagag GCCACTATCCCAGCTGAATCGCTATGTTCTTCACTGTGCAACTGATAGTGATGCAGACTTGGCCTCGGGTGACAGTGCTAGCCTCACATGCTCCATCAGTGAGGACAGCCTGGCCTCTACAGTCACGCCCAAACACCAGGGTCTTCCAAGCCAGAGTGGTCCTCGACGAGTCAATGGTAATGGGCTTCTTGGAAATGTTAGCATGGATGAAGATGATATGATGACTGTTATTCGAGAGGAGCCGTCTAAAAACGAGGTTACTCTGTCAAACTCTGGGGATGTAGAAAACTGGTGTGCTTCCACAATTGCTAAATCAAGACAAGAGGAATCTCCTGCAGATTCCAGAACAGCAAGTATGTACCTGGAACCACTGATGCCTGCTGTCCTTAAACCAGCAAAAGAAAAGTCTATATGCTTAAATAAAGAGGAAGAGTCGGGAGAGGGACGACAGCGTGCATCAGCACGGAGGGGTTGTGCTGGGGAGGGTCCCAGCTCATCAGCCAGACGAAGACCTCCATACAACCTTAATCGAACCTTCAATTCCAGCTCTATCACTGATCTTGATTTAGCGTCTGAGCCCAAAACCAATGAATCTGTGCCCCCATGTGCTGGACAAACTCATGCCTTTAGGACCACAGTCACAAGCAGTGTAGAGTCCTCTGCTGATCAATCACCTGGGTTCTACCTGCATTCATCATCGGCTGAAGACAAGATGCCTGTACAAGCGTGGGGTGAACTGCCTGATGACAACACAGAAACTGTCGAGACGATTGAAGATCAGGAGCCAGAACTAACCAAGGAACTTCATCCTTCTAAGAAACAGTTTTATGCAGATGATCAGGAATCTGCAAAGCTTCAAGAAGACATGAGCTTGAAGGAGCATGAGGATAAGGATGAAGGAAGTAGGTGCTCCAGCCCCGCTCTAAGTGTTCAGTCACAGGTCAGTAGTGTGGCCAGTGGCAGTGTGAAAATGACTAGCTTTGCAGAGCGAAAGATGCAACGGTTTGGCAGCAATCAAGACATTCGCTCCAGCACCAGCAGCTCGCAAAGGACTACACCAGATGGGTCAGAGATCTTCCCTTTTCCCCTCACCTCATGGAGGATAAAAAGGGATCAGAGTCCTACACAACAGGGCAAGGACAGCAGCAATATGCTGGCCTCACAACTTGTACAGTTGCACATGCAGCTCGAAGAAAAACGCCGTGCCATTGAGACCcagaagaagaaggtggaggCATTGTGTGCTAGGCAACGGGTCAAGCTTGGAAAAGCTGCCTTCCTCCATGTAGTAAAAAAAGGGAAGAGTGACACACTCCCTCAGCCCTTCAAGTTTGACCGCTTGAAAAATGGCGGAAAGCTTAATGGAGAAAAAGAGCAGTCATCAAAAGACGACTCCTGTCTTGATGCAGTGAGGGATAGGCAGAAAGGCACTAAGGAGCCAGAGAAGGCATCTCTTGAGTGGGGAAATGCAGCTGCTATACCACCTAGTGCCTTAGACATAGATGAGGAAATAGACCTTAATGAGTGTAACCGTTCCATAGATATGCTTAACGAGGCCATCAGCAGCATTCAGCAGCAGATGATGCAGTTATCTCTCCAGCAGGACCTGCTTATGAGGCAAAACATCCAGTCTCCACCAGGTGCTGCCCCACCCCCTGTTGATGACAGAGGAAATTTACACGAACCGAAGGTTCGAGCAGCTATTCATTTTGTGGAGCCAAGTGGCAGCCCTGCAATTCGTAAGCCCCCAAAGCTCACCTCCGCACGGTCTCGCTCCAAACCCTCTGAGCTGAAACTGTCCAAGGACCACAGCAAAGGGCAGAAAATTTCTACGCCCACTCCCACTGACAGTCCCACTCCTAGAGCAAGTCCAGGGGGCAGGTCCCCCAAAGTGGAGCCTGAGACATTCAATCAAACAGAGGCAAGACTAACAAACACCACATTCCATCTTGATGACGAAGCCAACTTGCGTACAGTCTCAAGGGAACCAAGCTCTGTCGCACTCGGACTGACTTTTGATGAAGGTGTGAATAGTACGTTAAAGAACCCAGAGGAATCCTTTGGTCCTGGGTTTGAGGACAGCTCAAAGAACAAAGCCAGTCTGATTGAGGTAGACTTACATGGCATTTCCCATTCAAATGAGGCCAGCTCCAATGCATTAGAAGTAACTACTGATGCAGCtgatggagaaaagaaaagtggcATGGGCTTTTTCTTCAAG gatGAGCAGAAGGCAGAGGATGAAATGGCCAAAAGGCGTGCAGCATTTCTCCTAAAACAACAGAAGAAGGCAGAGGAGGCTCGGATGCGCAAGCAACAGCTAGAGGCAGAAAGTGAGCTTAAGAGGGACGAAGCCAG GAGGAAAGCTGAAGAGGACCGGAtcagaaaagaggaagaaaaagccAGACGAGACTTAATTAAACAAGAATACCTGAAACGGAAACAACAAGAGTTATCTGAAGAGCAGGAACAGCCTAAACCTAAACCCAAACCCAAGCCCAAGAAGCAGAGACCAAAGTCTGTGATGAAGGAGGAGCTTTCCATGGACAAGGTTCCAAAATGCGCTCCTGCTA GTGAGAACCTGATCAGTGCCCAGTCTGGCTCTAATCTCTCACTGGCTTCGGTGGCTACTACTGAAGCAGACAGTGTGAACTCGGGAGGTGCAGGATCACAGCG GGGGGAACCTATGGAGTTGTTTTCAGTCTTTAGTCGGACAACGGAGCGTGACTGGGACAACGGTTCTACTGCATCTTCCATTACATCAACATCTATGGCGGAATATACTG GACCTAAACTTTTCAAGGAGCCAAGTGCAAAGTCTAATAAGCCGATAATCCACAATGCCATTTCTCACTGCTGCTTGGCaggaaaagtaaatgaaaaactGAAGAACACTATTTttgag GAAATCGAGAAGTGCGAGTCAAACCACTTAATGATTCTCTTCCGTGATGGTGTCTGTCAGTTCCGTGCACTCTACTCTTACTTTCCTGACACAGAGGAGATCCACAAGCTTACTGGAAATGGGCCAAAAAGCATCACCAAGAAGATGATCGATAAGCTCTACAAGTACAGCTCAGACCGCAAGATATTCACCATCATACCTGCCAAGACTGTGTCCGTCAGTGTGGACGCCCTGACCATTCATAATCACCTCTGGCAAGTTAAGAGGCCTGCTGTGCCAAAAAAGAGTGCAAAATAA